The following are encoded together in the Pirellulales bacterium genome:
- a CDS encoding adenylate/guanylate cyclase domain-containing protein: MRIRYLYKGEESLFDSPTAAVVIGRAKPGSVSVDLDLSPDMAVSRPHARISFDSGQFWVEDLGSGHGTRVDGDDIRGKGRVALTEKSEIRIGQTTLFIAAPLLIDNVTISPILQAKEPVALGASAQDGGGAPSLAATPTTLIGGLPVPFDPAEPAASRQQRLLYELLLYFGTDAPLDQLLQFAVDRLVASVPAAQRGALLLRDSGGAGLLLKAHLPPGQPAISTTLAEHAMQCGGGFIWRRGTDVNAVSESMMTLQIAEGIYAPLTWRGETFGVICVDNCDSSHEFAETDLELVVAAGQHVALAIANYQLREDLRRNAALIERLLTNFSPAIRRRLLEKARHGRLKLGGEKSEVTILSSDIRGFTKTSAAMDAVDIVDMLNSYFSALVSAIFRHDGTVDKFIGDAILAVFGSPEPDPDQHAKAVRAALAMQAAIAEVNSARQARGQVVCEMGIGIHCGEALHGFIGSEERMEFTVIGDAVNRTSRYCDGAGPGQVLISPEMYQRVWNLVHASQTAIKTKHEGSVPAFRVDGLRDRLTSSSTLAAPQGQRAANRDDPNSSGSTLL, translated from the coding sequence ATGCGAATCCGCTACCTCTATAAAGGCGAAGAAAGCCTGTTTGATTCTCCGACCGCGGCGGTCGTCATCGGCCGCGCCAAGCCGGGAAGCGTTTCGGTCGACCTCGATCTCTCCCCTGACATGGCCGTGTCGCGCCCTCATGCGCGGATCAGTTTCGACAGCGGCCAGTTCTGGGTCGAAGATCTCGGCAGCGGACATGGAACTCGAGTTGACGGCGATGATATCCGCGGCAAGGGCCGAGTGGCGCTGACGGAAAAGAGCGAAATCCGCATCGGCCAGACCACGCTGTTTATTGCGGCGCCGCTGTTGATCGACAACGTCACGATTTCCCCGATCCTCCAGGCGAAGGAGCCCGTGGCCTTGGGCGCGTCCGCGCAAGACGGAGGGGGCGCGCCTTCGCTGGCGGCCACCCCGACCACGCTCATCGGCGGATTGCCCGTGCCGTTCGACCCCGCGGAGCCCGCGGCGAGCCGTCAGCAGCGATTGCTCTACGAGCTGCTTTTGTATTTCGGGACCGACGCGCCCTTGGACCAACTCTTGCAGTTCGCGGTGGATCGCTTGGTGGCGTCCGTTCCCGCGGCGCAACGCGGCGCCCTGCTGCTGCGAGATTCTGGCGGAGCGGGGTTGCTGCTCAAAGCTCATTTGCCGCCGGGACAGCCGGCCATTAGCACAACGCTGGCCGAACATGCCATGCAATGCGGCGGAGGGTTCATTTGGCGAAGGGGCACGGACGTAAACGCCGTTTCTGAAAGCATGATGACGCTGCAAATCGCCGAGGGCATTTATGCCCCGTTGACTTGGCGCGGCGAGACATTCGGCGTGATCTGCGTCGACAACTGCGACAGCTCGCACGAGTTTGCCGAGACGGACCTGGAGTTGGTCGTCGCGGCCGGGCAACATGTGGCGCTGGCGATCGCGAATTACCAGTTGCGCGAGGATCTCCGTCGCAACGCGGCACTCATCGAACGACTGCTGACCAACTTTTCTCCCGCGATTCGCCGCCGGCTTTTGGAAAAAGCCCGGCACGGCCGGTTGAAGCTCGGGGGCGAAAAATCGGAGGTGACGATCCTTTCTTCCGATATCCGCGGGTTCACCAAAACGAGCGCCGCGATGGACGCCGTCGATATCGTCGACATGCTCAATAGCTACTTCTCGGCTCTGGTGAGTGCGATTTTTCGGCACGACGGCACGGTGGACAAATTCATCGGCGATGCGATCCTGGCCGTCTTTGGCAGCCCCGAACCCGATCCCGATCAGCACGCCAAGGCCGTCCGCGCTGCGCTGGCGATGCAAGCCGCGATCGCCGAGGTCAATAGCGCGCGGCAGGCTCGCGGTCAGGTCGTTTGCGAGATGGGAATCGGAATCCACTGTGGCGAAGCACTGCACGGCTTCATCGGTTCTGAAGAGCGGATGGAGTTTACGGTGATCGGCGATGCCGTGAACCGAACGTCGCGATATTGCGACGGCGCTGGTCCAGGGCAAGTCTTGATCAGCCCGGAAATGTACCAGCGCGTTTGGAATCTCGTGCATGCCTCGCAAACCGCGATCAAAACCAAGCACGAAGGCAGCGTGCCGGCATTTCGCGTTGACGGACTCCGAGACCGGCTCACCTCGTCATCGACGCTCGCAGCGCCGCAGGGGCAACGGGCGGCCAACCGCGATGATCCGAATTCGAGCGGCAGCACGCTGTTATAG
- the ettA gene encoding energy-dependent translational throttle protein EttA: MGQQYIYQIGDLVKKFGQREVLKNIWLAFYPGAKIGVLGRNGSGKSSLLRIMAGQDKEFDGEAKLSDGFTAGYLSQEPRLNSEKDVLGNVEEAVAHTRAILWRFDEINAKLGEPLEPDEMDKLLAEQARVQDQIEALGAWELDRQIEIAMDAMNLPPGDADVSKLSGGERRRVALCKILLERPDLLLLDEPTNHLDAESVAWLERHLHDYSGTVVAVTHDRYFLDNVAGWILELDRGRGIPWEGNYSSWLEQKRDRLKLEEKAASARQKTLDRELEWIRMAPKARQSKSKARIRAYEQMSAEKFQEREDEFEIQIPPGKKLGELVVEAQGVSKAYGDNLLFENFSFRLPAGGIVGVIGPNGAGKTTLFRLITGEEQPDAGTIRIGPTVEMGYVDQTRDALDPEKSAFEEISGGHDTLEMGGRKINARAYVARFNFTGQDQQKRVGVLSGGERNRVHLAKLLRRGCNLLLLDEPTNDLDVDTLRALEEAIVNFAGCAVVISHDRWFLDRIATHIIAFEGDGYVHVCEGNFQTYEEQRRQRLGMEADQPHRFRYKKLQH; the protein is encoded by the coding sequence ATGGGCCAGCAATACATTTATCAAATCGGCGATCTGGTCAAGAAATTTGGCCAGCGCGAAGTGCTCAAGAATATCTGGCTTGCCTTTTATCCCGGGGCGAAGATCGGGGTGCTCGGGCGAAACGGCTCTGGCAAGAGTTCGCTGCTGCGGATCATGGCCGGGCAAGACAAGGAATTCGACGGCGAGGCCAAGTTGAGCGACGGCTTCACTGCCGGCTATCTCTCGCAGGAGCCGCGGCTCAATTCAGAGAAGGACGTGCTAGGGAACGTCGAAGAAGCCGTCGCCCACACTCGGGCCATCCTGTGGCGGTTCGACGAGATCAACGCAAAGCTCGGGGAGCCGCTCGAACCGGACGAGATGGACAAGCTGCTCGCCGAGCAGGCCCGCGTGCAAGATCAGATCGAAGCGCTCGGGGCTTGGGAACTCGACCGGCAGATTGAGATCGCGATGGACGCGATGAACCTGCCTCCCGGCGATGCCGACGTTTCGAAGCTCTCGGGCGGCGAGCGGCGGCGCGTCGCGCTCTGTAAGATTCTGCTCGAGCGGCCCGACCTGTTGCTCTTGGACGAGCCGACGAACCATCTCGATGCCGAGAGTGTCGCCTGGCTCGAGCGGCATTTGCACGATTATTCCGGCACGGTGGTCGCGGTCACGCACGATCGCTATTTCCTCGACAACGTGGCCGGCTGGATTTTGGAACTCGACCGCGGCCGCGGCATCCCGTGGGAAGGCAACTACAGCTCGTGGCTCGAACAGAAGCGGGATCGGCTGAAGCTTGAGGAAAAGGCCGCCTCCGCTCGCCAGAAGACTTTGGACCGCGAGCTGGAATGGATTCGGATGGCCCCCAAGGCCCGGCAGTCGAAGAGCAAAGCCCGCATTCGAGCCTACGAGCAAATGTCGGCCGAGAAATTCCAGGAGCGCGAGGACGAGTTTGAGATTCAGATTCCGCCCGGCAAGAAACTTGGCGAGTTGGTCGTCGAGGCCCAGGGAGTGTCAAAGGCCTATGGCGATAATCTGCTATTCGAGAATTTCAGCTTCCGTTTGCCCGCCGGCGGGATCGTGGGCGTGATCGGACCAAACGGGGCCGGAAAGACTACGCTGTTCAGGCTCATCACGGGTGAGGAACAGCCGGATGCGGGCACAATTCGAATCGGCCCGACCGTCGAAATGGGCTATGTGGATCAGACGCGCGACGCGCTCGATCCCGAAAAGAGCGCTTTCGAGGAGATTTCCGGCGGGCACGATACTTTGGAAATGGGGGGCCGGAAGATCAATGCCCGGGCTTATGTCGCGAGGTTCAATTTCACGGGGCAAGATCAGCAAAAGCGCGTTGGCGTGCTCTCCGGCGGCGAGCGGAACCGCGTCCACCTGGCCAAGCTGCTCCGCCGCGGCTGCAACCTGCTCTTGCTCGACGAGCCGACGAACGATCTAGACGTCGACACGCTTCGGGCGTTGGAAGAAGCGATCGTCAACTTCGCCGGCTGCGCCGTGGTGATCAGCCACGATCGCTGGTTCCTCGACCGGATCGCCACTCATATCATCGCCTTCGAAGGGGACGGCTACGTCCACGTCTGCGAAGGGAATTTTCAGACCTACGAAGAGCAGCGCCGCCAGCGGCTAGGAATGGAAGCCGACCAGCCGCACCGATTCCGGTACAAGAAGCTGCAGCATTGA